A genomic region of Chromatiales bacterium 21-64-14 contains the following coding sequences:
- a CDS encoding beta-N-acetylhexosaminidase: MSLGPVMLGIAGPVLSAAERDWLRHPAVGGVILFTRNYASPEQVTSLTAQIHAARTPPLLIAVDQEGGPVQRFRDGFTRLPPVNRLGRVYDQDPVRARHLAAQCGWLMAAELRAVGVDLSFAPVLDLDRGVSAVIGERAFHRDPEVVADLAQHYIHGMQRAGMAAVGKHFPGHGSVAADSHRALPVDPRPLETLGVEDLLPFERAADQGIPGVMIAHVLYPAIDAQLAGYSRYWIHDVLRARLRFQGAVFSDDLGMVAAHGAGTLTDRANVALTAGCDMVLVCNEGEATGAVLDALAGYRDPAAQMRLARMRGGGHGLARDAMCQLPEWSQAVSDIAACDPDPELGLDLA, from the coding sequence ATGTCCCTAGGACCCGTCATGCTCGGTATTGCGGGCCCGGTGCTCAGCGCCGCGGAACGGGACTGGCTGCGTCATCCGGCGGTGGGTGGTGTCATCCTCTTCACCCGCAATTACGCATCCCCAGAGCAGGTCACCAGCCTCACGGCGCAGATCCACGCCGCGCGCACGCCGCCGCTGCTGATCGCGGTGGATCAGGAGGGTGGCCCAGTGCAACGGTTCCGGGACGGATTCACACGGCTCCCGCCGGTGAACCGGCTGGGACGCGTCTACGATCAGGATCCGGTCCGCGCCCGGCATCTCGCGGCCCAATGCGGCTGGCTCATGGCTGCGGAACTGCGCGCGGTCGGCGTGGACCTGAGCTTCGCGCCGGTGCTCGATCTGGATCGCGGCGTGAGTGCGGTCATCGGAGAACGGGCATTTCATCGGGATCCCGAAGTGGTGGCCGACCTCGCCCAGCACTATATCCACGGCATGCAGCGCGCGGGCATGGCGGCGGTGGGTAAGCATTTCCCTGGACACGGTTCGGTGGCCGCCGACTCCCATCGGGCCCTGCCGGTGGATCCGCGCCCGCTGGAGACCTTGGGCGTGGAGGACCTGCTGCCCTTCGAACGGGCGGCCGACCAGGGCATCCCCGGGGTCATGATCGCTCATGTGCTCTATCCGGCGATCGATGCGCAACTTGCAGGCTACTCCCGCTACTGGATCCACGACGTGCTGCGCGCGCGATTGCGCTTCCAGGGTGCCGTGTTCAGCGATGACCTGGGCATGGTGGCCGCCCATGGCGCGGGCACCCTGACGGACCGTGCCAACGTCGCCCTTACGGCGGGCTGCGACATGGTGCTGGTGTGCAATGAAGGGGAGGCGACTGGCGCGGTGCTGGATGCCCTGGCAGGATACCGGGACCCCGCCGCCCAGATGCGCTTGGCGCGGATGCGGGGCGGCGGCCATGGGCTGGCACGGGATGCCATGTGCCAGCTACCCGAATGGTCGCAGGCGGTGTCCGACATTGCGGCCTGCGATCCGGACCCGGAGCTGGGTTTGGATCTGGCATGA
- a CDS encoding peroxiredoxin, whose translation MADKLLIVMVNTDPSNASELGAPFFQATVAAAMEYEVEVILTGRAGELAVKGVAEKLHVQEGSPKTVYDFIKDAHEAGVKFKACTPTLDLWGSDLIPEIEETVGGAYVISQAMDDDVVTFTY comes from the coding sequence ATGGCAGACAAGCTTTTGATCGTCATGGTCAACACCGATCCAAGCAATGCATCGGAACTGGGCGCGCCTTTTTTCCAGGCCACAGTGGCCGCTGCTATGGAATACGAGGTGGAAGTGATACTGACGGGCCGCGCGGGTGAGCTGGCGGTAAAAGGCGTCGCGGAGAAACTCCACGTACAGGAAGGCAGCCCGAAGACGGTGTACGATTTCATCAAGGACGCCCACGAGGCTGGGGTGAAGTTCAAGGCCTGCACGCCGACTCTGGATCTCTGGGGCAGCGATCTCATCCCGGAGATTGAAGAGACCGTGGGTGGCGCCTATGTGATCAGCCAGGCCATGGACGACGATGTGGTTACCTTCACGTACTGA
- a CDS encoding hypoxanthine-guanine phosphoribosyltransferase: MSLTAQQAHQAFAEADLLHPPADVEAALDRMATEISATLSGSDPLVLCVMMGGMIPTAHLLSRFDFPLQIDYVHATRYRGNTRGADLQWKHKPETPLAGRVVLVIDDILDEGWTLDAILRYCEEQGASAVHSAVLVNKRHDRKCPVRADYTGVEVEDRYVFGYGMDFHGYLRNAPGIYAVRDGEHGHGPTEAS; the protein is encoded by the coding sequence ATGAGCTTGACGGCCCAGCAGGCACACCAAGCGTTCGCCGAAGCGGATCTGTTGCACCCGCCCGCGGACGTGGAAGCGGCCCTGGACCGTATGGCCACGGAAATCAGCGCGACGCTATCCGGCAGCGATCCCCTGGTGCTCTGCGTGATGATGGGCGGGATGATCCCCACCGCGCACCTCCTGTCCCGTTTTGATTTTCCGTTGCAGATCGACTATGTGCATGCGACCCGCTACCGGGGCAACACCCGGGGCGCGGATTTGCAATGGAAGCACAAACCGGAGACGCCCCTGGCCGGTCGGGTGGTGCTGGTGATCGACGACATCCTCGACGAAGGCTGGACCCTGGATGCGATCCTGCGCTATTGCGAGGAACAGGGGGCCAGCGCGGTACACAGCGCCGTATTGGTGAACAAGCGCCATGACCGCAAATGCCCAGTGCGGGCGGACTACACCGGCGTGGAAGTGGAGGATCGCTACGTGTTCGGCTACGGCATGGATTTTCACGGCTACCTGCGCAATGCGCCCGGGATCTATGCGGTCCGCGACGGGGAGCATGGCCACGGGCCCACAGAAGCCTCCTGA
- a CDS encoding methylthioadenosine phosphorylase, producing MPDLAIIGGTGLTSLNGLEITRREVVQTPYGEPSGPLTYGVLFGREVVFLARHGYGHTIPPHQVNYRANLWALRHTGITRVLAVAAVGGISGDLRPGRLAVPDQIIDYTWSRAHTFFEGELPHVTHIDFTQPYCEELRALLIEAARRAALDAWERGTYGATQGPRLETAAEVDRLERDGCDMVGMTGMPEAALARELEFCYATCAVVANKAAGRGAAQITMGDIERHLKDGMDRVRLLLEHLVQLL from the coding sequence ATGCCAGATCTGGCGATCATCGGAGGCACCGGGCTCACGAGTCTGAACGGGCTGGAGATCACCCGCCGCGAGGTGGTGCAGACGCCGTACGGGGAGCCCTCCGGTCCCCTGACCTACGGCGTGCTATTCGGGCGCGAGGTGGTATTCCTGGCCCGCCATGGTTACGGTCACACCATCCCGCCCCATCAAGTCAACTACCGCGCCAATCTGTGGGCCCTGCGGCACACCGGCATCACTCGCGTGCTGGCAGTGGCGGCGGTGGGGGGCATCAGTGGTGACCTGCGACCCGGCCGGCTGGCAGTTCCCGATCAGATCATCGACTACACCTGGTCGCGTGCCCATACCTTCTTCGAGGGCGAGCTCCCCCACGTCACCCACATCGATTTCACGCAGCCCTATTGTGAGGAACTGCGGGCCTTGCTGATCGAGGCCGCGCGGCGTGCCGCACTGGACGCGTGGGAGCGTGGCACCTATGGCGCCACCCAGGGCCCGCGCCTGGAGACCGCAGCGGAGGTCGACCGGCTGGAGCGCGACGGTTGCGACATGGTGGGCATGACGGGCATGCCGGAGGCGGCCCTCGCGCGCGAGCTGGAGTTCTGTTATGCCACTTGCGCCGTGGTGGCCAACAAGGCCGCCGGACGCGGGGCAGCGCAGATCACTATGGGTGATATCGAAAGGCACCTCAAGGATGGGATGGACCGGGTCCGTTTGCTGTTGGAGCACTTGGTCCAACTGCTCTGA